ACCAAAATGGTACATAAAATATGTATATGGCTTAGCGGGGACTGTTCTGACAGTTTATGTGATGGTTATCGCAAAATCGGTGATAGTACCGCTGTTGTTTTCCATCTTTTTCGCGATCTTGTTACTGCCTGTAAGTCAATGGCTCGAGCGGTTTAAAATTCCAAGAGTCTTATCCTCTCTCGGGGCTATTCTTTTTGGCATTATCCTGTTTTCAACCATTCTGTTCTTTTTCTATTCACAAATGACAGACTTTGCTCAGGATGCCGACATGTTTGTTGAACGCCTGAATGAAATGATGGGTTCTGTGAACCAGCTCCTGGGAGATTATTTTGCTATTGAGAGTATTCGCCTGGATCAAATTACGCAAACGCTGATCAATTTTGTACGGGAAAACGTTGGATCCATCACCCAGCAGATAGGTGGAGCAGCATCTACACTTACATCAGTATTGTTAGTTCCTATTTTTGTTTACCTGATTCTTCTACTGAGAGATATTTTGAAGAACTTTCTGTTGAAAACATTTGGCCGGGGAGACTCAGGGCAGGAGACAAAAGTGACGACAATCATCAGGAATGTAAAATCTACAATTCAGAGTTACATAACAGGTGTCTTAATTGTGATTGGTATTCTTTCTGTTCTTTATTCAATCTTGCTTGCAGTGATTGGAGTAGAACATGCTATTTTCTTCGGTTTTTTTGCTGGAATGATGAATATCATCCCATTTATTGGCCCGCTCTTTGGTTCCATACTACCAATCTTTTATGCTTTGATAACGATGGATTCGATCTTCTATCCGCTCATTATTCTACTCGGGTTTTATGTCATTCAACTTTTTGAAGGAAATCTTATTACACCTGTTATTGTGGGAAGCCAGGTAAGTATGAATGCTCTTGTTACACTTTTGCTTCTTGTTATTGGAGCTCAAATCTGGGGACTATCCGGTATGATTCTTTTTATCCCGCTTGGTGCTATTGTAAAAGTAATATGTGATGAAGTCGATCAATTGAATCACTATGGTTATGTAATGGGCCGAACGACTGATGACAAGAGTGAAGAGAGAAGTATACTGGCACAAAAAGTCCGGCAACTTTCTAAAAAAGCGACCTCAGAAAAAAACAACCATTAAATACCAGGATCATATTCGGGGAGTAATTTATCGGGGGAATTTCGTAGCCATTTGCCACAACACTCAAAATTGAGCTATCATTATTTTCCGATACATCTAATAATATCAGTAACTTAACTTCTATTTTATACTTTTTCGTGAATAATTCGAGTTAACATCTTAACAGATATAAGCATTAATAATTATTTTAAGAAGGCTTTGCAAAACTCTGACCGTCATCCTGAACTTGATTCAGGATCTCCAGATACTGACTATAAAGACGAATGGAGAATCTGAATCGAGTTCAGATTGACCAATAACCACGGTTTTGCAAAGCCCTCTTTAACGGTTTTTATAGTAAAACAAACGTATAGTTTCATGAATAAATTGGTAAAGGTGCTACTCTAAAGTATCTTTTTACATGGAGCTAAAGAAGTGAAAGAGATATGTTTTTATGATTGAAGAAATGCAAATCCTGGGACGCTTATTAGCTTCCCTGGCCGTTGGGTTATTAATTGGTACTGAACGCGGATGGAGTGACCGTGAACAGGACGAAGGTGTTCGGGTTGCAGGGATGCGCACATTCAGCCTGCTTGGTTTGTTGGGAGGAGTCTCTGCCTTACTATCCTCAGAGTTTGGTAATTGGTTTTTGGGGGTAGCCTTTAGTGCGGTTGCTATCCTGATCATAACGGCCCATGTGATGGAAACAAGAAAGAGTGGCGATTTAGGTACCACAACAGAATTTTCAATGATGCTTACATTTGTGTTGGCTGCCTGGGCAGCAGTTGGATTTTATATGTATGCACTGGTAACATCGGTTGTGGTTGTTGCTCTTCTGAGTATGAAACCGGTACTTCACAGATGGTTGAGAAATATAGAGACAGAAGAAATTTATGCAGGAGTAAAGTTATTGGTTATTTCTGTAATATTTCTGCCACTGCTGCCT
The Balneolaceae bacterium genome window above contains:
- a CDS encoding AI-2E family transporter: MSVEPKWYIKYVYGLAGTVLTVYVMVIAKSVIVPLLFSIFFAILLLPVSQWLERFKIPRVLSSLGAILFGIILFSTILFFFYSQMTDFAQDADMFVERLNEMMGSVNQLLGDYFAIESIRLDQITQTLINFVRENVGSITQQIGGAASTLTSVLLVPIFVYLILLLRDILKNFLLKTFGRGDSGQETKVTTIIRNVKSTIQSYITGVLIVIGILSVLYSILLAVIGVEHAIFFGFFAGMMNIIPFIGPLFGSILPIFYALITMDSIFYPLIILLGFYVIQLFEGNLITPVIVGSQVSMNALVTLLLLVIGAQIWGLSGMILFIPLGAIVKVICDEVDQLNHYGYVMGRTTDDKSEERSILAQKVRQLSKKATSEKNNH